The Ignatzschineria rhizosphaerae genome contains a region encoding:
- the rluB gene encoding 23S rRNA pseudouridine(2605) synthase RluB, which yields MKERLQKVLANLGLGSRREIEGWISEGRIRVNDEVAELGCQVDGTETVLLDGRRISIDSGEQERRVLIYYKPEGEITTRHDPEGRPTIFDSLPRINDGRWITVGRLDINTQGLLLVTNDGELAHRLMHPSHELEREYAVRVIGEFTDEMAENMKNGIEFEDGLSKFEEILWSGGTGANFWYHVTVKGGKNREVRRLWESQGLMVSRLIRIRYGNVELPKGLREGQFIDIDPEILKELVESVGLEHQRVTLDEKTERQRSKARRIGGSQLDRRRELNRDHRGSQDARRHDGDRPFNRDNNRGEGRSFDRDNNRDEGRPFNRDNNRGEGRPFNRDNNRGEGRPFNRDNNRGEGRPFNRDNNRGEGRSFNRDNNRGEGRPFNHDNNRGEGRSFNRDNNRGEGRPFNRDNNRGEGRPFNRDNNRGEGRPFNRDNNRGEGRPFNRDNNRGEGRPFNRDNNRGEGRSFDRDNNRGEGRPFNRDNNRGEGRSFNRDNNRGEGRSFNRDNNRGEGRPFNRDNNRGEGRPFNRDNNRGEGRPFNRDNNRGEGRSFGSQDSRRHNRDEKRTFNREDRFSPKRSRD from the coding sequence ATGAAAGAACGTTTACAAAAAGTTTTAGCGAACCTGGGTTTGGGTTCACGCCGAGAAATCGAAGGTTGGATTAGCGAAGGTCGTATTAGGGTCAATGACGAAGTCGCTGAGCTCGGATGCCAAGTCGATGGAACAGAGACTGTCCTCTTAGATGGTCGTCGTATTTCTATCGATAGCGGCGAACAAGAACGTCGTGTCCTCATCTATTACAAACCAGAAGGTGAGATTACTACTCGCCATGATCCTGAAGGTCGTCCAACAATTTTTGACAGTCTTCCCCGCATTAATGATGGTCGCTGGATTACGGTTGGCCGTCTAGATATCAATACACAAGGTCTTCTTCTTGTTACAAACGATGGAGAACTTGCGCATCGTTTAATGCACCCATCTCATGAATTAGAGCGTGAATATGCTGTTCGCGTGATTGGTGAATTTACCGATGAAATGGCCGAGAATATGAAAAATGGCATCGAGTTTGAAGATGGCCTTTCTAAATTTGAGGAGATTCTCTGGTCAGGTGGAACTGGTGCAAACTTCTGGTATCACGTAACTGTTAAAGGCGGTAAAAACCGTGAGGTTCGCCGTCTTTGGGAATCACAAGGTTTAATGGTTTCTCGTCTTATCCGTATTCGTTACGGTAATGTAGAGTTACCGAAAGGTCTTCGTGAAGGACAATTTATTGATATTGATCCTGAAATCTTAAAAGAGCTTGTTGAATCAGTTGGCCTTGAACATCAACGTGTGACGCTTGATGAGAAGACAGAACGCCAACGTTCTAAAGCACGTCGCATTGGTGGAAGCCAATTAGATCGTCGCCGTGAATTAAATCGCGATCATCGCGGATCTCAAGATGCACGCCGTCATGATGGAGACCGTCCATTTAATCGCGATAACAATCGTGGCGAAGGCCGTTCTTTTGACCGTGACAACAATCGTGATGAAGGCCGTCCGTTTAACCGCGACAACAATCGCGGTGAAGGTCGTCCGTTTAACCGTGACAACAATCGCGGCGAAGGTCGTCCATTTAATCGTGATAATAACCGTGGCGAAGGTCGTCCATTTAATCGTGACAACAATCGTGGCGAAGGCCGTTCATTTAATCGCGACAACAATCGTGGCGAAGGTCGTCCGTTTAATCACGATAATAACCGTGGCGAAGGCCGTTCATTTAATCGCGACAACAATCGTGGCGAAGGTCGTCCGTTTAATCGCGATAATAACCGTGGTGAAGGTCGTCCGTTTAATCGCGACAACAATCGTGGCGAAGGTCGTCCGTTTAATCGCGACAACAATCGTGGCGAAGGTCGTCCGTTTAATCGCGACAACAATCGTGGCGAAGGTCGTCCGTTTAATCGCGATAATAACCGTGGCGAAGGTCGTTCTTTTGATCGCGATAATAACCGTGGTGAAGGTCGTCCGTTTAATCGCGACAACAATCGTGGCGAAGGCCGTTCATTTAATCGCGACAACAATCGTGGCGAAGGTCGTTCGTTTAATCGCGATAATAACCGTGGCGAAGGTCGTCCGTTTAATCGCGATAATAACCGTGGTGAAGGTCGTCCGTTTAATCGCGACAACAATCGTGGCGAAGGTCGTCCGTTTAACCGCGACAACAACCGAGGTGAAGGTCGTAGCTTTGGATCACAAGATTCACGCCGCCATAACCGAGATGAGAAACGCACTTTCAATCGTGAAGATCGCTTTTCACCAAAAAGATCACGCGACTAA
- a CDS encoding SDR family NAD(P)-dependent oxidoreductase, translating to MTKPLDGKIILVTGASGAIGKESALRLADLGATIILMGRKEEKLNPIYDIIVNRGGAEPAIVAMDFLKVEDLDYYNLAQNLGAEFGRLDGIVHGAINLGYLTPLAHTTPEKWHHGLQITLNAPYFLTHAMLPLLDQSERASVIFFAHDEVAFGDKAYWGSYAVAKAGLMTLMKTFALENESEGKIAFNAIDPICINSSLRMSVMPEGAPDARELRKVIDLVFKLNDPAEGFVTGSTLTVDE from the coding sequence ATGACAAAACCTTTAGATGGAAAAATTATTTTAGTTACAGGCGCCTCAGGGGCTATTGGCAAAGAATCAGCGCTTCGCTTAGCAGATTTAGGCGCAACCATTATTTTAATGGGCCGTAAAGAAGAGAAACTCAATCCGATCTACGATATTATCGTTAACCGTGGTGGTGCTGAACCTGCTATCGTTGCGATGGATTTCTTAAAGGTTGAAGATCTTGATTACTATAACCTCGCACAAAACCTCGGCGCGGAGTTTGGCCGATTAGACGGTATTGTTCATGGCGCTATTAACTTAGGATACCTCACGCCGCTTGCGCATACTACGCCTGAAAAGTGGCATCATGGATTACAAATCACGCTAAATGCGCCCTACTTTCTTACGCATGCGATGCTACCACTTTTAGATCAATCAGAACGTGCTTCTGTGATCTTTTTTGCCCATGATGAAGTCGCTTTTGGTGATAAAGCTTACTGGGGTAGCTACGCTGTTGCAAAAGCCGGCTTGATGACACTCATGAAAACTTTTGCACTTGAAAATGAATCAGAAGGTAAGATAGCATTTAATGCAATTGATCCTATTTGCATCAACTCCTCATTAAGAATGAGCGTGATGCCAGAAGGCGCGCCTGATGCAAGAGAGCTTCGTAAAGTTATTGATCTTGTCTTTAAACTTAACGATCCTGCAGAAGGTTTTGTCACAGGATCAACATTGACGGTCGACGAATAA
- a CDS encoding M16 family metallopeptidase, with protein sequence MKNLLAGILATSAFLIGLTANGASQVETWKTKEGASVYFLQAPEIPIMDMIVSLDAGSLREGNQYGLASMTANMMTKGTSRLNEEDFLTKLDDLQSSINAGSSLTSTNFSLRSLTKETSLKPSLELFYEVLMEANFNEKVFERERAQAIDGQKAILDNPGQIANELYYETLYPNTVVGATSKMLEQSLKSLTMSDLEKFRTQFYHANNAKIVFVGDISKEDAEKIATHISGLLGQGEVAPLNIDIKSVTTNKTVEQAFNSPQTQVIMGQPAIDRFNKDYLPLIVGNHLLGGSGLTSILMTNIREKDGLTYGIYSYFAAGMYEGPFTVSFSTKNESVEEAIEKSKAVITKFIAEGPEEDALQRAKNNFLGALVLDLNSNAKLANAILGLANYNLPLDYYETLPEKVKAITPAEIQSAFKRHVNPKEMATVIVGGYVEAAKTEK encoded by the coding sequence ATGAAAAATTTACTCGCAGGAATTCTTGCCACTTCCGCATTTTTAATCGGACTTACCGCTAATGGAGCTTCTCAAGTTGAAACTTGGAAAACCAAAGAAGGCGCCTCAGTCTATTTTCTACAAGCACCAGAAATCCCCATTATGGATATGATTGTTTCCCTTGATGCCGGAAGCTTACGCGAAGGCAATCAATATGGCTTAGCAAGCATGACCGCAAATATGATGACTAAAGGTACATCTAGGCTAAATGAAGAAGATTTCTTAACAAAGCTTGATGATCTACAAAGTAGTATCAATGCCGGAAGCTCATTAACCAGCACTAATTTCTCTTTACGCTCTTTAACGAAAGAGACGTCATTAAAGCCCTCCCTTGAACTTTTCTATGAAGTCCTTATGGAGGCTAATTTTAACGAGAAAGTCTTTGAGAGAGAACGCGCACAAGCCATTGATGGACAAAAAGCAATTCTCGATAACCCAGGGCAAATCGCTAATGAGCTCTACTATGAAACACTCTACCCAAATACGGTTGTGGGCGCGACTTCTAAAATGTTAGAACAATCCTTAAAATCACTAACAATGAGTGATTTAGAGAAATTCCGTACACAGTTCTACCATGCCAATAATGCCAAAATTGTCTTTGTCGGCGATATTAGCAAGGAAGATGCTGAAAAAATTGCAACTCATATTAGTGGGCTTCTTGGCCAAGGAGAAGTTGCTCCCCTTAACATCGATATTAAATCTGTAACGACTAACAAAACCGTGGAACAAGCATTCAATAGTCCGCAAACACAAGTGATTATGGGCCAACCTGCTATTGATCGCTTTAATAAGGATTATCTGCCCTTAATCGTAGGAAATCATCTTTTAGGGGGTAGCGGTTTAACTTCTATTTTAATGACCAATATCCGGGAAAAAGATGGTTTAACGTACGGCATTTATAGTTATTTTGCTGCCGGCATGTATGAAGGCCCATTTACGGTTAGTTTCTCTACCAAAAATGAGAGCGTGGAAGAAGCGATCGAAAAGAGTAAGGCTGTGATTACTAAATTTATCGCTGAAGGCCCAGAAGAAGATGCCTTACAACGCGCAAAAAATAACTTTTTAGGGGCTTTAGTACTCGACCTTAATAGCAACGCAAAACTCGCCAATGCGATTTTAGGATTAGCAAATTATAATCTTCCCCTCGATTATTATGAAACGCTGCCTGAAAAAGTGAAGGCCATTACGCCTGCAGAGATACAATCGGCATTTAAACGCCATGTCAACCCAAAGGAGATGGCAACAGTGATTGTCGGCGGCTATGTTGAGGCTGCAAAAACAGAAAAATAA
- a CDS encoding M16 family metallopeptidase, giving the protein MTQTHSLKKAAQLFVAAFSFSTISFAFAAPEITSFENTHEATLNNGLKVVVREDHRTPVVTAMVWYKVGSVDEPRGLGGVSHMLEHMMFKGTDTLGPNEHSTIIANLGGRDNAFTSTDYTGYFENLPAWELETALKLEADRMQNLELREADFAPERLVVAEERRQRTDSNPQAKLYETFSATMFNTSAYRNPIIGWMPEIHSWQLEDLQKWYEQFYAPNNATVVIVGDVDPTKTIEMVEHYFGNIPSSENITRPYNFEVAQEGEKRVNLAVPANLPVIFMGYKVPSVNEIEEGSMDAAALLLTSIILDGTNSSRLSKSMVRDQQIALQAGSFYSYGARYVTPFTFVGVPSEKNSLEDLEIAFKKEIKNLQTTPVTQAELDRIIGLYEASSIYAKDSVYSQAMLIGQAETTGEGWQNAEKRVELLKKVTPEMIQNVANKYFQDDLLTVATLHPTKQAANLLETSDAVLIDTATE; this is encoded by the coding sequence ATGACACAGACTCACTCCCTCAAGAAAGCGGCACAACTATTCGTAGCCGCTTTCTCTTTTTCCACCATCTCATTTGCCTTTGCCGCGCCTGAGATCACCTCTTTTGAGAATACTCATGAAGCAACTTTAAATAATGGCTTAAAAGTGGTTGTTCGAGAAGATCATCGAACCCCTGTCGTCACGGCAATGGTTTGGTATAAAGTTGGCTCTGTTGATGAGCCTCGTGGTCTTGGTGGAGTCTCTCATATGCTTGAGCATATGATGTTCAAAGGAACAGATACATTAGGCCCTAACGAGCACTCAACGATTATTGCTAACTTAGGGGGAAGAGATAATGCTTTCACCTCCACTGATTACACCGGCTATTTTGAAAATCTACCGGCATGGGAGTTAGAAACGGCACTCAAACTAGAGGCCGATCGCATGCAAAACCTAGAGCTTCGTGAAGCTGACTTTGCACCAGAAAGACTCGTTGTTGCCGAAGAGCGCCGTCAAAGAACAGATAGTAATCCTCAAGCAAAGCTCTATGAAACATTTAGTGCCACCATGTTTAATACCAGCGCTTATCGTAACCCGATTATTGGCTGGATGCCGGAGATCCACTCATGGCAGTTGGAAGACCTTCAAAAATGGTACGAGCAATTTTATGCGCCTAATAACGCGACAGTGGTAATTGTAGGTGATGTCGATCCTACGAAAACAATCGAAATGGTAGAGCACTACTTTGGCAATATTCCAAGTAGTGAGAATATTACTCGCCCTTACAACTTTGAAGTGGCACAAGAAGGTGAAAAACGAGTAAACCTTGCTGTTCCAGCCAATCTTCCTGTGATTTTTATGGGCTATAAAGTCCCTAGTGTCAATGAGATTGAAGAGGGCTCAATGGATGCAGCGGCTCTACTTTTAACCTCAATCATTCTCGATGGAACAAACTCTTCTCGCTTAAGTAAAAGCATGGTCAGAGATCAGCAAATCGCCTTGCAAGCAGGGAGCTTCTATAGCTACGGCGCTCGTTACGTTACTCCTTTTACTTTTGTGGGGGTTCCTAGCGAAAAGAACTCTTTAGAAGATTTAGAAATCGCATTTAAAAAAGAGATAAAAAATCTTCAAACAACACCAGTAACGCAAGCAGAACTAGATCGTATTATTGGCCTTTATGAAGCAAGTAGCATCTACGCTAAAGATTCAGTCTACTCCCAAGCAATGCTGATCGGTCAAGCAGAAACCACAGGTGAAGGCTGGCAAAATGCAGAGAAACGCGTAGAGCTCTTGAAAAAAGTCACCCCTGAAATGATTCAAAATGTTGCCAACAAATATTTCCAAGACGATTTATTAACCGTGGCAACGCTCCATCCCACTAAACAAGCAGCCAACCTGTTAGAAACCTCTGATGCCGTGCTGATTGATACAGCAACAGAATAA
- a CDS encoding ATP-dependent DNA helicase, whose amino-acid sequence MNRESITHFFADGGNLSLAIEGYQPRDEQIKMAKAIAEAIEEHDTLIVEAGTGTGKTFAYLVPALLSKRKTLISTGTKHLQDQLFEKDIPLLKGLIKHPISTALLKGRSNYLCLYRTKTLRARGRFENKKQVEQFFKIERFAGQDATGDITQLSGITETELWPQVTSTTENCLHNECPDFEECFVFKARKKAMDSDVVVINHHLLCADLALKQDGFGEILPEAEIIIIDEAHQLAETAGLFFSTQLSTKQFHDWIDDLNKAIAVEAADFSGHDTAADALFKALTDLRKALPQYNQRYALSEFEENPIITGLFQEIYDIAKTILSIVDPLKIRAQIFLKLVERLEEIIMTWKILLLSEKTPDSVNAINWLETYTFNITFHSTPLDISEQFRKNSGSLNASWIFTSATLAVKDDFSYFCRPLGLSKKNTLKLDSPFDYPRTSLLYHPDHLPLPSDPKFLPEMIDAVLPVIDIAKGRSFILFTSYRALNEAKELLKKKTAYPLFVQGDMPKMQLIEAFKASGNGILLGTMSFWEGVDVKGDALSCVIIEKFPFSSPGDPIEQAKMDLIREQGYDPFSTYQLPKAIIALKQGVGRLIRDHDDYGVLVIADTRLSKSRYGKRFLDSLPPMTKTLKPERITRFFDYMENKRETSS is encoded by the coding sequence ATGAATAGAGAGAGCATTACGCATTTTTTTGCCGATGGTGGCAATTTAAGCCTAGCAATTGAAGGATATCAGCCCCGTGACGAACAGATTAAGATGGCTAAAGCGATTGCTGAAGCAATAGAAGAACATGACACACTCATTGTCGAAGCAGGAACTGGTACCGGAAAAACATTTGCCTATCTTGTCCCAGCACTCTTATCAAAACGTAAAACTTTAATTTCAACAGGAACAAAACACCTTCAAGACCAGCTCTTTGAAAAAGATATCCCCCTCTTAAAGGGGCTTATTAAACATCCTATTTCAACAGCCCTTCTTAAAGGTCGTTCAAATTATCTCTGCCTTTATCGCACAAAGACCTTACGGGCTCGTGGCCGATTTGAAAATAAAAAACAAGTTGAACAATTCTTTAAAATTGAGCGCTTTGCAGGACAAGATGCAACGGGTGATATCACTCAACTCTCCGGCATTACTGAGACTGAGCTCTGGCCACAAGTAACCTCAACAACAGAGAACTGTCTTCATAACGAATGCCCTGATTTTGAAGAGTGCTTTGTCTTTAAAGCCCGAAAAAAAGCGATGGATTCAGATGTCGTTGTGATCAATCATCATCTTCTTTGCGCGGATCTTGCACTCAAGCAAGATGGTTTTGGCGAGATTCTACCTGAAGCTGAAATTATCATTATTGATGAAGCCCACCAATTAGCAGAAACGGCGGGACTCTTCTTTAGTACGCAATTATCGACAAAGCAATTTCATGATTGGATCGATGATCTCAATAAAGCTATTGCCGTTGAAGCTGCTGACTTTAGTGGTCACGATACGGCAGCTGATGCGCTTTTTAAAGCGCTTACAGATCTTCGTAAAGCACTGCCACAATATAATCAGCGCTATGCACTCTCTGAATTTGAAGAGAACCCGATTATCACGGGGCTTTTTCAAGAGATCTATGATATTGCAAAAACAATTCTTTCTATTGTCGATCCTCTCAAAATACGCGCACAAATCTTTCTAAAACTTGTAGAGCGGTTAGAAGAGATCATTATGACTTGGAAGATCCTTCTTTTAAGCGAGAAGACCCCCGATTCCGTCAACGCGATTAACTGGCTTGAAACTTATACCTTTAATATCACGTTTCACTCAACGCCACTAGATATCTCCGAGCAATTTCGTAAAAATAGCGGATCGCTCAATGCTAGCTGGATCTTCACCTCAGCAACATTAGCGGTAAAAGATGATTTTAGCTATTTCTGCCGTCCGCTTGGACTCTCTAAAAAGAATACTTTAAAGCTCGATAGCCCCTTTGATTATCCACGGACATCCCTACTCTATCATCCTGATCACCTACCTTTACCAAGTGATCCCAAGTTTTTACCAGAGATGATTGATGCGGTGTTGCCAGTTATAGATATTGCCAAAGGAAGAAGTTTTATCCTCTTTACCAGTTATCGCGCGCTCAATGAGGCTAAAGAGCTCTTAAAGAAAAAAACAGCCTATCCCCTTTTTGTACAAGGTGATATGCCCAAAATGCAACTCATTGAAGCCTTTAAAGCATCCGGTAACGGCATTTTACTAGGAACAATGAGTTTTTGGGAAGGCGTTGATGTTAAAGGTGATGCGCTCTCTTGCGTAATTATTGAAAAATTCCCGTTCTCCTCGCCAGGAGATCCTATTGAGCAGGCAAAAATGGATCTTATTCGAGAGCAAGGTTATGACCCCTTCAGTACTTACCAATTACCAAAAGCAATTATCGCTTTAAAACAAGGTGTAGGTCGATTAATTCGCGATCATGATGATTATGGCGTGCTAGTCATTGCAGATACAAGATTATCGAAAAGTCGCTATGGTAAGCGCTTTTTAGACAGTTTACCGCCGATGACAAAAACATTAAAACCTGAACGTATTACACGTTTTTTTGACTACATGGAAAATAAACGAGAAACTAGCTCATAA
- the plsY gene encoding glycerol-3-phosphate 1-O-acyltransferase PlsY has translation MDITLFGYLLIGGSYLIGSLSSAIILCKLAGLPDPRTEGSGNPGATNVMRIGGKKLAALTLLGDLLKGLIPVILAWLLNQSPLTVSLVAIAAFIGHLFPIFFGFKGGKGVATALGAILGLNYLVALCALGVWIIIFAITKISSLSALIAAVSAPIFLYLFNASSEIVWAVIFMDLLLIYRHKSNIQRLLKGEEGKLKSKK, from the coding sequence ATGGATATTACCCTTTTCGGTTACCTTTTAATTGGTGGAAGCTACCTTATTGGCTCGCTTTCATCCGCAATTATTCTCTGTAAGCTTGCAGGTCTTCCTGATCCTCGTACCGAAGGCTCTGGCAACCCCGGCGCTACTAACGTCATGCGTATCGGTGGCAAAAAGCTTGCGGCATTAACACTTCTAGGAGATCTTTTAAAAGGTCTTATTCCTGTTATTTTGGCATGGCTACTCAATCAGTCACCACTTACGGTGTCGCTCGTTGCAATTGCGGCATTTATTGGTCACCTCTTCCCTATTTTCTTTGGATTTAAGGGTGGAAAAGGTGTAGCAACAGCGCTTGGCGCCATTTTAGGGCTTAACTATTTAGTGGCTCTCTGCGCACTTGGCGTTTGGATTATTATTTTTGCAATCACAAAAATCTCCTCGCTCTCAGCACTTATTGCGGCAGTATCAGCACCAATATTCCTCTATCTGTTTAATGCTTCAAGCGAAATTGTGTGGGCAGTGATCTTTATGGATCTACTCTTAATCTATCGTCATAAAAGCAATATTCAAAGATTACTCAAAGGTGAAGAAGGGAAACTGAAATCTAAAAAATAA
- the ubiG gene encoding bifunctional 2-polyprenyl-6-hydroxyphenol methylase/3-demethylubiquinol 3-O-methyltransferase UbiG: MSNVSNEEIQKFNDQDWWNTEGELKTLHDINPTRFEFMEDCVELAGKKALDIGCGGGIISEGLAHRHAKVTGIDMAPNAIEVANHHAKSHHLEIDYQVITAEEFAKDHIEKFDVITCLEMLEHVPTPSSVIKAASDMLKPGGSIFFSTINRTFKAKSLAVFAAENVLRIVPKGTHDYNKFITPLELYEMCEAYGLTVKRIQGMSYNPFNRVAGLTDDVSMNYLVYATKDRI, encoded by the coding sequence ATGAGTAATGTATCGAACGAAGAAATTCAAAAATTTAATGATCAAGATTGGTGGAATACTGAAGGAGAGCTTAAAACACTTCACGATATCAATCCTACTCGCTTTGAATTTATGGAAGACTGCGTCGAATTAGCGGGTAAAAAAGCTTTAGATATCGGCTGTGGTGGGGGGATTATCTCGGAAGGATTAGCACATCGCCATGCAAAAGTGACAGGTATTGATATGGCGCCTAATGCCATCGAAGTTGCCAATCATCACGCAAAATCTCATCACCTAGAAATTGACTATCAAGTCATTACCGCTGAAGAATTTGCTAAAGATCATATTGAAAAGTTTGATGTCATCACCTGCCTTGAAATGCTTGAACATGTTCCTACTCCAAGTTCTGTGATCAAAGCGGCAAGTGATATGTTAAAACCGGGTGGGAGCATCTTCTTCTCAACAATTAACCGCACCTTTAAAGCAAAAAGCTTAGCGGTATTTGCAGCTGAGAATGTTTTGCGTATTGTTCCTAAAGGTACGCATGATTACAACAAATTCATTACCCCTCTAGAGCTCTACGAAATGTGTGAAGCTTACGGCTTAACAGTAAAACGCATTCAGGGCATGAGTTACAATCCATTTAATCGCGTTGCCGGCTTAACCGATGATGTCAGCATGAACTACCTTGTTTATGCGACTAAAGATCGTATTTAA